The genome window ACCCTGCCTTCCTTGCTATGTCGGTGGTGAGCCGCCGCCTGTAGACCGGCGGAGATACGGCCGGTGTCAGACCGTCAGCCTGGCGCGCCCCTTCCGGCGGCGCGCGGCCAGAATCGCACGGCCGGCCCGGGTGCGCATGCGCAGCCGGAAGCCG of Thermobispora bispora DSM 43833 contains these proteins:
- the rpmH gene encoding 50S ribosomal protein L34; amino-acid sequence: MTKRTYQPNNRRRAKTHGFRLRMRTRAGRAILAARRRKGRARLTV